Part of the Streptomyces sp. NBC_01408 genome is shown below.
GGTTGCCGTGCTTGCGGGACGGCAGATCGGCGTGCTTGTTGCGGAGCATCGCGAGGGTGCTGATGAGCACCTCGCGGGTCTCGGCGGGGTCGATGACGTCGTCGACGAGGCCGCGCTCGGCGGCGTAGTACGGGTGCATCAGTTCCGCCTTGTACTCCTTGACCATCCGCGCACGCATGGCCTCGGGGTCGTCGGCGTCGGCGATCTGCTTTCGGAAGATCACGTTGGCAGCACCCTCGGCGCCCATGACCGCGATCTCGTTCGTCGGCCACGCATACGTCAGGTCGGCGCCGATGGACTGGGAGTCCATGACGATGTACGCGCCGCCGTAGGCCTTGCGCAGGATCAGCGAGATCCGCGGGACGGTGGCGTTGCAGTACGCGTACAGCAGCTTGGCGCCGTGGCGGATGATGCCGCCGTGCTCCTGGTCGACGCCCGGCAGGAAGCCGGGGACGTCCAGCAGCGTGATGATCGGGATGTTGAAGGCGTCGCAGAGCTGGACGAAGCGCGCGGCCTTCTCGGAGGCGTGGATGTCCAGGACACCGGCGAGGTGGCCGGGCTGGTTGGCGACGATGCCGACGACCTGGCCGTTCATCCGCCCCAGGGCGCAGATGATGTTGCGGGCCCAGCGCTCATGGACCTCCAGGTAGTCGCCGTCGTCGAGCAGCTCCTCGATGACCTTGAGCATGTCGTACGGCCGGTTGCCGTCGGCGGGCACCAGGTCCAGCAGCACGTCCGAGCGCCGGGTCTGCGGGTCGGTGCACGGCACGCACGGCGGGTACTCGCGGTTGTTCTGCGGCAGCATCGACAGCAGGTAGCGGACCTCGGCGATGCAGGTCTCCTCGTCGTCGTACGCGAAGTGCGCGACGCCCGAGGTGCCGGCGTGCACGTCCGCGCCGCCGAGACCGTTCTGGGTGATCTCCTCACCCGTGACCGCGCGGACCACGTCCGGGCCGGTGATGAACATCTGCGAGGTGTCCCGGACCATGAACACGAAATCCGTCAGCGCCGGAGAGTACGCCGCGCCGCCCGCGCAGGGCCCGAGCATCACGCTGATCTGCGGGATCACCCCGGACGCCTTGGTGTTGCGCTGGAAGATGCCGCCGTAGCCGGCCAGCGCCGAGACGCCCTCCTGGATACGGGCGCCCGCGCCGTCGTTGAGGGAGACCAGCGGGGCACCGGCCGCGATGGCCATGTCCATGATCTTGTGGATCTTCGTCGCGTGGGCCTCGCCCAGCGCGCCGCCGAAGATCCGGAAGTCGTGCGCGTAGACGAAGACCGTACGGCCCTCGACCGTGCCCCAGCCGGTGATCACACCGTCCGTATAGGGCTTCTTGTCCTCCAGGCCGAAACCGGTCGCCCGGTGCCGGCGCAGCTGCTCCACCTCGCTGAACGAGCCCTCGTCGAGGAGGAGCGCGATGCGCTCGCGAGCGGTCAGCTTGCCCTTGGCGTGCTGCGCCTCGGTCGCACGCTCACTCGGCCCGCGCCGGGCCTGTTCCCGGATCGCCTGCAGCTCGGCCACACGCCCGTGAGCGTCCGCC
Proteins encoded:
- a CDS encoding acyl-CoA carboxylase subunit beta, with protein sequence MTVLDDISRASVAADAHGRVAELQAIREQARRGPSERATEAQHAKGKLTARERIALLLDEGSFSEVEQLRRHRATGFGLEDKKPYTDGVITGWGTVEGRTVFVYAHDFRIFGGALGEAHATKIHKIMDMAIAAGAPLVSLNDGAGARIQEGVSALAGYGGIFQRNTKASGVIPQISVMLGPCAGGAAYSPALTDFVFMVRDTSQMFITGPDVVRAVTGEEITQNGLGGADVHAGTSGVAHFAYDDEETCIAEVRYLLSMLPQNNREYPPCVPCTDPQTRRSDVLLDLVPADGNRPYDMLKVIEELLDDGDYLEVHERWARNIICALGRMNGQVVGIVANQPGHLAGVLDIHASEKAARFVQLCDAFNIPIITLLDVPGFLPGVDQEHGGIIRHGAKLLYAYCNATVPRISLILRKAYGGAYIVMDSQSIGADLTYAWPTNEIAVMGAEGAANVIFRKQIADADDPEAMRARMVKEYKAELMHPYYAAERGLVDDVIDPAETREVLISTLAMLRNKHADLPSRKHGNPPQ